From the genome of Symphalangus syndactylus isolate Jambi chromosome 5, NHGRI_mSymSyn1-v2.1_pri, whole genome shotgun sequence, one region includes:
- the LOC134736837 gene encoding dapper homolog 1-like, with protein sequence MGRVWTNWFHRGHRNVGFAKSSSLKHRGPALQGLENGLPTVREKTRAGSKKCRFLDDLDTNKKLKKASSKGRKSGGRPEASLPGRPAGGGHRSGSRAHGHGREAVVAKPKHKRTDYPRWKSSAGISYEEVLRRARRGRRENVGLYPGPVPLPYASPYAYVASDSQYSAECESLFHSTVVDTSEDEQSNYTTNCFGDSESRVLKEMLAEDCIH encoded by the coding sequence ATGGGCAGAGTCTGGACAAACTGGTTCCACCGGGGCCACAGGAACGTGGGCTTCGCGAAGAGCTCCAGCCTGAAGCACCGCGGCCCAGCCCTCCAGGGGCTGGAGAACGGCTTGCCCACCGTCAGGGAGAAAACGCGGGCCGGGAGCAAGAAGTGTCGCTTCCTGGATGACTTGGATACAAATAAGAAACTCAAGAAAGCCTCCTCTAAGGGGAGGAAAAGCGGGGGCAGGCCCGAGGCTAGTCTTCCCGGCAGGCCCGCGGGCGGGGGCCACAGGTCAGGGAGCAGGGCGCATGGCCACGGACGGGAGGCGGTGGTGGCCAAACCTAAGCACAAGCGAACTGACTACCCGCGGTGGAAGTCTTCGGCCGGGATTTCCTACGAAGAGGTCCTGAGGAGGGCCCGGCGGGGTCGCCGGGAGAATGTGGGGCTGTACCCCGGCCCCGTGCCTCTGCCTTACGCCAGCCCCTACGCCTACGTGGCTAGTGACTCCCAGTACTCGGCCGAGTGCGAGTCCCTGTTCCACTCCACCGTGGTGGACACCAGTGAGGACGAGCAGAGCAATTACACCACCAACTGCTTCGGGGACAGCGAGTCGAGG